One Pseudodesulfovibrio sp. S3 DNA window includes the following coding sequences:
- a CDS encoding RHS repeat-associated core domain-containing protein: MENQGHVYTYRHDEDGRRDAKYLNDQLVEAYQWLDFVRLGAFHDGRMGYEFGYGDNERLPSTMGREDGAVLALHYDQVGSLRVVADAYGNVIKEVLYDPFGGIIADTNPGLRVPIGFAGGLHDRDLWFVRFGWRNYDTFTGRWTAPAPIGDRGGDPDWYGYCLDDPVNGVDPLGLASKKYAGADSEAGLFFKIGGLQYANDKEELDVLDQDGQTRKRSKTTSGKPGVKDHTLKNKGPIPPGEYGLLPKDITKNKWHQPLFGDWGDYKVPLKATGQTELHERSDFFLHGGKVPGTQGCVDMGSGDRELFPLLEKQKGEIRFKAK, from the coding sequence GTGGAGAACCAGGGCCACGTCTACACATACCGCCACGACGAGGACGGCAGGCGGGACGCCAAGTATCTCAATGACCAACTCGTCGAAGCCTACCAATGGCTCGACTTCGTCCGGCTCGGCGCGTTCCACGACGGGCGTATGGGTTACGAGTTCGGGTACGGAGACAACGAGCGGCTACCCTCGACCATGGGGCGCGAGGACGGGGCCGTGCTCGCCCTGCACTACGACCAGGTCGGTTCCCTGCGCGTGGTTGCCGACGCGTACGGCAACGTGATAAAGGAAGTTCTTTATGATCCCTTCGGCGGAATTATAGCGGACACCAATCCGGGCCTGCGCGTGCCCATCGGCTTTGCAGGCGGCCTGCACGACCGCGATTTGTGGTTCGTCCGCTTCGGCTGGAGGAATTACGACACCTTCACCGGCAGGTGGACCGCGCCCGCCCCCATCGGAGACAGGGGCGGTGATCCGGACTGGTATGGCTATTGTTTGGATGATCCGGTCAACGGGGTGGACCCGTTGGGGCTTGCTTCGAAGAAGTACGCTGGTGCGGATTCCGAGGCCGGGCTATTTTTCAAAATTGGCGGATTGCAGTACGCCAACGACAAGGAGGAGTTGGATGTACTTGATCAGGACGGCCAAACGCGGAAACGGTCCAAAACCACATCGGGCAAGCCTGGGGTCAAGGACCATACATTGAAGAACAAGGGTCCGATTCCTCCTGGTGAGTATGGGTTGTTGCCAAAGGATATCACCAAGAACAAGTGGCACCAGCCTCTTTTCGGAGATTGGGGCGACTATAAGGTTCCCCTTAAAGCGACCGGGCAGACCGAACTTCATGAACGATCAGACTTTTTCCTCCATGGGGGAAAGGTCCCTGGAACTCAAGGATGTGTCGATATGGGAAGCGGAGACAGGGAGCTTTTTCCTTTACTGGAAAAACAAAAAGGGGAGATACGCTTTAAGGCGAAGTAA